DNA sequence from the Euzebyales bacterium genome:
GCCACGAGGCGCCCGTGAAGATCAGGCGCTCCACGCCGAGCTCCGCGTTGGTCAGCTGGCCGAGGAACTCAAGGCCCTCGGTGTCCGGGAACGGCCCGCGGATCGACGGCATGCCACGTCCTGCTCCGGAGATCCGCTTGACCTCCTCGCCGGACGAATGACCCAGCACCTCCGGATCGTCGTCGGGGCCTGCGTGGGCGCCCGCACCGGTCATCGTCGCGGCGAGCAGCAGCGCCACCCCGACCGCGGCAAGGATCCGTCCCCGAACCGAACGCGCCATGTCTGACCCTCCTGACGGCGTGGACCGCCGCTCAGTCTCCCACACCGCCACGCCCGTGTCGCGGGGATCTTCCGACCACCGCGCCACGGCGGATCCGGCCCCGTCAGCCGGTGGCGGCGATCGTCCCGCCGTCAGAGGTGTATCGATCCGCGGCGCGGGCATCGGTGGCGACCGAGACAAGGAGCACCCATGGCACGGTCCCAGCGCACAAGGACAACCGGCAACATCATGCAGCAGGTCGGCCGCATGCTGTCCGGCGGCACCTCCGGCACGAAGGCGCCGGCGCGCGGCCGACGGACGACGCGCCCTGACCCCCGCCGGCGCCGCAGCGCCAATGGGAAGGGCCTGTTGCGCCGCCTGCTGCGCTGACCGACCGCCACGGCGTCGTGGCCGGCGCCCTGCGCTGACGCGGGACGGCGCCGAAGGCTCCGTCGCTAGGGTCTGTCTCCCGGTCCCGGCCGGCATTTGGTCACATCTGCATCCCGGCTCGCGTCGTTGCAGCTCGCGCGAATACGACCCGGTATGCGTCGCTCACTGCGCCTTGCGAGCCGGGCGCAGCTGCACCCTCGGTGCACGACCGGTCCGAGAGACAGACCCTAGTCGATCGACTCGTACTTGAACGAGATGGCCAGCCGGGTGCGGAACTGCTTCACGCTCCCGCCCTCCGTCGTCAGGTCCTGTTTGACGACCTCGGCGACGCGCAGGTCGCGCAGGGTGCCCGACGCCGTCGCAACGGCGTTGCGTGCCGCCTGTTCCCACGACTCGCTGCTGACGCCGACGACCTCGGTCACACGGTACACGCTGTCTGCCACGTCCTCGCCTTTCATGCGATTTGACATACCGCGACGCTAACGCGGGAGGCGCGCACGGTAAAGGGGCATCTTGGCCGACATCGCGCCCGGGTCTCAGATGACGCCGACGACGGCAACGTCCAACGAGGCTCGAGGCGGCGCGGCACTGGGCGACCGTCCGGGTGCCGGGGTCAGGATCCGGCCGACTCGTCGCCGAAGACGAACGACAGCAGCACGAAGCGCCGGCCCCGGGTGACGGGCAGGACCTCGTGCAGGTGGGCACCTGAGAACACCAGCGCCTCCCGAGCCCCTGGTCGGTACCGCTCGGGTCCGTACTCGGGGAACCGCAGTTCCCCGCCCTCGTAGTCGTCGTTGAGGTTCAACGTCAACCCGAACCGGCGGTGTGCCGTTGCCGGGCTCAGGTTGTCGCGGTGCGCGGTGAAGAATCCGGCGTCCTCGGCGTCGTAGCAGCCGATCTTGAAGCCCTCGAAGCGCTTCGCCTCGTACGCGAACGCCTTGCGGATCTCGGGGATGACGCGTCGCCCGACGTGCGAGGACAGCGCGCGCAGCAGCTCGGGGTCGGCGACCGTGTGGTCCCGGCGTCGCTTGCGCAGTCGGTCGGTCGCCTCGGCACGGCGCCCGGAGACGGTGGCTTCCACCCCGGTCTCGACGGTGTCCGACGAGCTCCACAGGTCGATCAACTGCGCGCTCAACGCCGGATCGAGCGCTTCGGGCACGAACAGGACCGGCGCGGTGTGTCGGATGGTGGACCCGGCGCGCCTGATGGCGACGTTCGCGACCGCGGACGCGACCGCTGCCCGTGTCGTCGTGTCGTCGTGGTGAACGTGGGCCATCGCGACGCGAACGTTCGGATCGAGCACGACGACGGCTGGGTCGCCGTCGGCCGGGACCCCGTAGGCCGCGTGCACCA
Encoded proteins:
- a CDS encoding 2OG-Fe(II) oxygenase, which encodes MAQRPMVTRGERAADFVARRGDGQPTRFYAYTGGSPTVLVFSGGGGRSAARATRDVVADALDDDVRVHAIAAGPPGSDETVFNDPQGMVHAAYGVPADGDPAVVVLDPNVRVAMAHVHHDDTTTRAAVASAVANVAIRRAGSTIRHTAPVLFVPEALDPALSAQLIDLWSSSDTVETGVEATVSGRRAEATDRLRKRRRDHTVADPELLRALSSHVGRRVIPEIRKAFAYEAKRFEGFKIGCYDAEDAGFFTAHRDNLSPATAHRRFGLTLNLNDDYEGGELRFPEYGPERYRPGAREALVFSGAHLHEVLPVTRGRRFVLLSFVFGDESAGS
- a CDS encoding dodecin family protein, producing MADSVYRVTEVVGVSSESWEQAARNAVATASGTLRDLRVAEVVKQDLTTEGGSVKQFRTRLAISFKYESID